In one Hyphomicrobium sp. 99 genomic region, the following are encoded:
- a CDS encoding TetR/AcrR family transcriptional regulator: MGRRSVHSPEELRQLILDASQTIVERNGITGLSAREIARMIGYSPGTLYNIFENLDDVLLTLQVQLMARTLEHMKRVPLGPHSDQNIEALAHSYVDFALVNRRMWSLFLAHSLPPGTTVPALLHDYTNSIIDIVRGALEPIAPNSPREALDATARTLWAGLNGITAIAATEKGVYLTPATAQSFAKELTTIFLKGLRFEVAHQ; the protein is encoded by the coding sequence ATGGGACGACGATCAGTTCATTCGCCGGAGGAGTTGCGCCAGCTTATTCTCGACGCGTCGCAGACGATCGTCGAACGTAATGGGATTACCGGTCTATCAGCGCGCGAAATCGCTCGTATGATCGGTTACTCCCCGGGCACACTCTACAATATCTTTGAGAACCTGGACGACGTTCTGCTGACGCTTCAGGTGCAGTTGATGGCCCGTACGCTCGAACATATGAAGCGCGTGCCACTTGGACCGCATAGCGATCAAAACATCGAAGCCTTGGCGCACAGCTACGTTGACTTCGCACTCGTCAATCGCCGCATGTGGAGCTTGTTTCTAGCCCATAGCTTGCCGCCGGGAACGACCGTCCCGGCATTACTTCACGACTATACGAATAGCATCATCGATATTGTCAGGGGCGCGCTTGAGCCGATTGCGCCCAATTCCCCGCGCGAAGCTTTGGATGCAACGGCGCGCACTCTGTGGGCCGGTCTAAATGGCATTACGGCGATAGCCGCAACCGAAAAGGGCGTTTATTTGACGCCCGCCACGGCACAATCCTTCGCCAAGGAACTGACGACGATCTTTCTTAAGGGTTTGCGCTTCGAGGTGGCGCATCAGTAA